From one Streptomyces spiramyceticus genomic stretch:
- a CDS encoding metal ABC transporter ATP-binding protein, producing the protein MKPQQHPTADPVISLRGATATLGSRPVLRGIDLTVHPGEVVSLLGANGSGKSTAVRSVIGQVPLTGGTVDLFGTPLRRFRDWSRVGYVPQRTTAASGVPATVYEVVSSGRLSRTKLRWPSKDDRTAVHRAIELVGLADRTKDSVNALSGGQHQRVLIARALASEPELLIMDEPMAGVDLASQEILAATLREQVAAGTTVLLVLHELGALEPLIDRAVVLRDGCVTHDGPPPESLGQHALPGHDHVHPHSDSEPVRTGLLT; encoded by the coding sequence ATGAAGCCACAGCAGCACCCCACAGCGGACCCCGTCATATCCCTGCGCGGTGCCACGGCCACGCTCGGCTCGCGCCCCGTGCTGCGCGGTATCGACCTCACCGTGCACCCCGGTGAGGTCGTCTCGCTGCTCGGCGCCAACGGCTCCGGGAAGTCGACGGCCGTACGTTCCGTGATCGGCCAGGTGCCGCTCACGGGCGGCACCGTCGACCTCTTCGGTACGCCGCTGCGCCGCTTCCGCGACTGGTCGCGCGTCGGGTACGTACCGCAGCGCACCACGGCCGCGAGCGGCGTCCCCGCGACTGTGTACGAGGTCGTCTCGTCCGGCCGCCTCTCCCGTACGAAGCTGCGGTGGCCCTCGAAGGACGACCGCACCGCCGTGCACCGCGCCATCGAGCTCGTCGGGCTGGCGGACCGCACCAAGGACTCCGTGAACGCCCTGTCCGGCGGCCAGCACCAGCGCGTCCTCATCGCGCGGGCGCTCGCCTCCGAGCCGGAGCTACTGATCATGGATGAGCCGATGGCGGGCGTGGACCTGGCCAGCCAGGAGATCCTGGCCGCGACCCTGCGCGAGCAGGTCGCGGCCGGTACGACCGTGCTGCTCGTCCTGCACGAACTCGGCGCGCTGGAGCCGTTGATCGACCGCGCGGTGGTCCTGCGCGACGGCTGCGTCACCCACGACGGGCCGCCTCCGGAGTCGCTCGGCCAGCATGCGCTGCCCGGCCACGACCACGTACACCCTCACTCGGATTCCGAGCCTGTCCGGACGGGACTGCTGACGTGA
- a CDS encoding metal ABC transporter permease gives MIIEMLETPLMQRALLAAVLVGITAPAVGIYLVQRRQALMGDGIGHVAMTGVGLGFLLSTNPVWMAALVSIAGAVAMELIRSYGRLRGDMALAMLFYGGMAGGVMLMHLAPNGSNSNLTSYLFGSLATVSDADVTAICLLAGFVMLVTIGLRRHLFAVSQDEEFARVTGLPVRALNLLIAVTAAVTVTVAMRVVGLLLVSALMVVPVAAAQQITRSFKVTFVLAVAIGTVVTLAGTAASYQYEVPPGATIVLLAIAAFFVLTALAAPLAKRRARALSAAEDGVAAGCSVEAGSLPDARHATNGVKV, from the coding sequence ATGATCATCGAGATGCTCGAAACACCCCTCATGCAGCGGGCCCTGCTCGCCGCCGTCCTCGTCGGCATCACTGCACCCGCCGTCGGCATTTACCTGGTGCAGCGCCGCCAGGCCCTCATGGGCGACGGCATCGGCCACGTCGCGATGACCGGTGTCGGCCTCGGCTTCCTGCTCAGCACCAACCCGGTGTGGATGGCCGCGCTCGTCTCGATCGCCGGCGCCGTCGCGATGGAACTGATCCGCTCGTACGGCCGCCTGCGCGGCGACATGGCGCTGGCCATGCTCTTCTACGGCGGCATGGCGGGCGGCGTCATGCTGATGCACCTCGCACCGAACGGCTCCAACTCCAACCTCACCTCGTACCTCTTCGGCTCGCTGGCTACCGTCTCGGACGCGGACGTCACCGCGATCTGCCTGCTCGCCGGCTTTGTGATGCTGGTCACCATCGGTCTGCGGCGCCACCTCTTCGCGGTCAGCCAGGACGAGGAGTTCGCGCGGGTGACCGGTCTGCCCGTGCGCGCCCTGAATCTGCTGATCGCCGTCACCGCGGCCGTCACGGTCACCGTCGCGATGCGCGTCGTCGGGCTGCTGCTGGTCAGCGCACTGATGGTGGTGCCGGTGGCTGCGGCGCAGCAGATCACCCGGTCGTTCAAGGTCACGTTCGTACTGGCCGTGGCCATCGGCACGGTCGTGACACTCGCGGGCACGGCCGCCTCGTACCAGTACGAGGTACCGCCGGGCGCGACGATCGTGCTGCTGGCCATCGCCGCCTTCTTCGTACTGACAGCACTCGCCGCACCGCTCGCCAAGCGCCGGGCGCGGGCGCTGAGCGCGGCGGAGGACGGGGTTGCGGCCGGTTGTAGCGTGGAGGCGGGCAGCCTGCCGGACGCCCGTCACGCCACAAACGGCGTCAAGGTCTGA